DNA from Cupriavidus necator N-1:
GGGCCGCCAGGATCTTGACCCCGAATTCCGTCGCGTAGGTGACAACCAGGGCCTTGAGGTTATCGAAGGTAGTGGCATCCATCGGCGTAGTCCTTTAATGTTGGTGTCCGGCCGGCCGCCGGCACAACATCCCCCGATTCAGCCGGCAGCGATGTGCTAGCCCTGCGCGCTGTTGCGGCGCAATACATGGGCACGGCAATTATTGAGACGCCGTACCGGAAGTGCAAGCAAATTATTGTTAAGACAAGCTGCCTTGCGCAGCTTGTCTATTTGAATCAGGACGGCCCGAACGCCATTACCAGTTGGTTTCCCGTTCCGGCGTTGCCGAAATCCGGTGCAAGGTCAGGTCCGCCCCATTGAATTCGCCTTCGGCATCCAGCCGGATGCCCACCAGCTTCTTCAGCGCACCGTATACCAGGGTGCCGCCGGCCAGCGCCACCACGATGCCGAGCACGGTGCCGATTACCTGCGCGCCCAGCGACACGCCGCCCAGCCCGCCCAGTGCCCTGGCCCCGAAGATGCCCGCGGCAATGCCGCCCCAGGCGCCGCACAGCCCGTGCAGCGGCCACACGCCGAGCACGTCATCGATATGCCATTTGTTCTGCGCCAGCGTGAACATATAGACAAAGAGCGCGCCGGCCACCGCGCCGGTGATCAGCGCACCGAGCGGGTGCATCAGGTCCGAGCCCGCGCACACCGCCACCAGCCCGGCCAGCGGGCCGTTGTAGGCAAAGCCCGGGTCGTTGCGTCCGGCCGCCCAGGCCGCCAGCGTGCCGCCGGCCATTGCCATCAGCGAGTTGATCGCCACCAGGCCGCTGACCTTGTCGACTGTCTGCGCGCTCATGACGTTGAAGCCGAACCAGCCCACCGCCAGCACCCAGGCGCCCAGCGCCAGGAACGGGATGTTTGAGGGCGGATGGGCGCTGATGCGGCCGTCCTTCTGGTAGCGCCCGCGCCGCGCGCCCAGCAGCAGCACCGCCGGCAGCGCGATCCAGCCGCCCAGCGCATGCACCACCACCGAGCCGGCAAAGTCATGGAACGGTGCGCCGGCCACGCGCGTGATCCAGTCCTGCACACCAAAGCGCTGGTTCCAGGCGATGCCTTCGAAGAACGGATAGACAAAACCCACCAGCACGAAGGTGGCGAGCAGCTGCGGATTGAAGCGTGAACGCTCGGCAATACCGCCCGAGATAATCGCCGGAATAGCCGCGGCAAATGTCGCCAGGAAAAAGAACTTGACCAGTTCGTAACCGTTTTTCTGCGCCAGCG
Protein-coding regions in this window:
- a CDS encoding ammonium transporter, producing the protein MDNWKTGTDALFILLGAIMVLAMHAGFAFLELGTVRKKNQVNALVKILVDFAVSTIAYFFIGYTIAYGVQFMSGAETLAQKNGYELVKFFFLATFAAAIPAIISGGIAERSRFNPQLLATFVLVGFVYPFFEGIAWNQRFGVQDWITRVAGAPFHDFAGSVVVHALGGWIALPAVLLLGARRGRYQKDGRISAHPPSNIPFLALGAWVLAVGWFGFNVMSAQTVDKVSGLVAINSLMAMAGGTLAAWAAGRNDPGFAYNGPLAGLVAVCAGSDLMHPLGALITGAVAGALFVYMFTLAQNKWHIDDVLGVWPLHGLCGAWGGIAAGIFGARALGGLGGVSLGAQVIGTVLGIVVALAGGTLVYGALKKLVGIRLDAEGEFNGADLTLHRISATPERETNW